In the genome of candidate division WOR-3 bacterium, the window TTTCCGCAAAATCAACGGGGCTGATTTCTTGGGGTCTTTTGTGAAGATAACCTTCCACGAGAGCCAACTCTTCTTTTGCGTAGAATTCTTTGAGGTTGTTCAAAAGAATTTTTCTTCGATGCCTGAAAGAGCTCTTGACTATTTTTTCAAAATCCCCTCCGACAAAATCGGGGTTTTGTGGCTCTTCTGCGAACAATATTCTCACGGTCGCGGAAAATACATCCGGTTTGGGGAAAAAACACTCTTGCCCAAGCTTCGTCGTCACTTTAATTTTCGAGTAAAATCCGAACAAAACTGACAGTATTCCGTAGTTCTTTGAATTCACCGGCGCGGTGATTTTTTCCGCTACTTCTCTCTGCAATGTAAAGACACAACCCCTCAAATAACCTCTCATCAGCAGAGAGTATCTGAGTATCCTCTTGCTGATATTGTAAGGCAAATTGCCCACGAGAAAGTTCTTCCTATCTGAAGGATTTTCCGCCTTTCCCCCTTTTAAAATTTCTTTCGGGTCAATTCTCAGGAAGTCACCCTCCAGGACCACTGCCTTCTGGCCATATTTCTCCTTTAGATACCCGGCGAGTGCGCGGTCTTTCTCCACGAGGACCAAATCATCAGTGTTTTCAGCCAGGTGAGAAGTCAATGCCCCTGTCCCCGGACCAATTTCAATTATTCTCAGATTTTTCTCGAAAGGTACTGCATCGCAAATTTTTTTCGCGGCATTTTTATCCACGAGAAAATTCTGCCCAAGCGACTTTTTAGGCTTGGCTCCTATTCTCGCCAGTTCAGCCGGTGTTTTCATTTTCCTTTCATTTTGGAAAACAGTTTTTTTGCGTTTTCTTCAATTTTAAAAGCTGTCTCTTCTTCATCCCTGTCCAGCAATAAAGAAGCAAATTTGAGGACATCCCTTATTCTTGACGGTTCGTTTGTCTTGCCCCTGTGCGGTTCGGGGGACAAATAAGGACAGTCAGTCTCCAGCACTACATTTTCGGTTCCAACGTATTTGAGGACATCCTTTCGGTCGGCTTTTTTAAAAGTCAATATACCGTTGAAGGACAGAAAATAACCTCTGTCAACGCATTCACGGGCTTGCTCTTTGTCGCCCTCAAACGAATGCAGGACAGCTCTGACAGAAGGGTAATTTGCCAACACCTCAAGAGTTTTTTCAATAGCGTTTCTCGAGTGAACCACTACCGGAAGATTCGCGGACACCGCACACTGGATCTGCCTCTCGAATGCTTCGATCTGGTCATTTATTCGAGCAAATCCATAATAAAGGTCTAATCCGATTTCACCTATCGCCAACAATTTCTCGCTGTTTAAAAATTTTTCGTCGCTCATCCAGAATGGAGTTTTGAGAAAGAATTTTTCTGCGTAGTGCGGATGGCAGCCAGCCGTGAAGAAAATGCCCTCTCTGTTGGCGGCGATTTCCCTCGCCGTCTCGACCGACTCTTCATCATAGGCAACTACTACGATTTTGTGGACACTTGCTTTTATCGCTCTGTCCAATACCCCGTCGATATCGTTGAAAAGTCTTGGATCCTGAAGGTGCGCGTGAGTGTCGGTAACAGTCATCTGAGCTCGATCCTCTCTATATTCAAAACAGTCAGCTTCTCGGGTTTTGAGAGGAATATTGAGACGCCATTTATTTTGAAATCAGAGCCAAGTGTTTCTTCTCCGTTTCTGAATTGAGAAAGATCCAAAGAATACGTTTGGTAAAATGTGTCTGTTCTGAACTCACCGTAAAATCTTCCTTTGTCAGACCTCAGCTGAATATGGCAGACGGTCTCTCTTGAAGACTTTACTCTAACGAACATCTTTTCATACCCGCTCCAATCGGCAGGAAGAATGTTCGATTCTATGTTTGACCACATGCCGTTTGGAAAAGCGGTGAATATCATTTCATCGTCTTTTATTGAGATTTCAGCTTCTTTTCTCGCTTTCCAGGCTTTTGTGTAAAAAGGGGCGCTTATATCGTCCAAAACCGGAAATCGGGATTTCATGAGGTCTTGCCTTACAATCAGGCTCGCAAGGTCGTAAAAGGACGCGTAAAGAAAAAACACCGAAAATACCGCTCCCCACAAGAAATTTTTTCTTCCTTTAAGCAAAATAAGAGCGCTGATGCTACCCATGGCGCTTCTCGCTATGTCGTCAAAACCCGCATGCCGGTCTGCGTAAAAAAGCTGGAGAATTTCAACGGCGCATGCCGCAGCAACAGGGAGAGCAAAAGCCAGAAAAATCATCAATCCGGATTTCTTATTTCGGGCTAAAAAAAAAGTCACCAAACCAGAAATGAAAAAGTGCGAGGAATTAAAGACCGCCCCCAGATATATATTGTCCCCGTTCTGACCGGGTAAAAGCGGGAGCGCTAACACTGAAAATATCAACCCCCACTTGAGTATTTTAAGAAAATGTTTTTTCAAACCCCCCTCCTGCCGGGTTCCCATATAATTTTGTGAAGCTGCAGCTGAAGCCTCGCGTCTATCCCTGAAAAGATGAGCCAGCGCGCCAACTCCCTGGGTTTGACCTTTTCAAATACCGGAGAGAAAATTAAATTAACCCTTCCTGAAAGATCACGATTTGCTATAGTTCGCGCAGCGGCTTCAAAATCCTCTTCTCCCGCAACGACAAATTTTACGTCGTCTGTTTTTTTTAATATATCAAAGTTCGACCAGAGCATTTTTTCGCTCATCCCCGACAAGGG includes:
- the rsmA gene encoding ribosomal RNA small subunit methyltransferase A, which translates into the protein MKTPAELARIGAKPKKSLGQNFLVDKNAAKKICDAVPFEKNLRIIEIGPGTGALTSHLAENTDDLVLVEKDRALAGYLKEKYGQKAVVLEGDFLRIDPKEILKGGKAENPSDRKNFLVGNLPYNISKRILRYSLLMRGYLRGCVFTLQREVAEKITAPVNSKNYGILSVLFGFYSKIKVTTKLGQECFFPKPDVFSATVRILFAEEPQNPDFVGGDFEKIVKSSFRHRRKILLNNLKEFYAKEELALVEGYLHKRPQEISPVDFAEISIRLGKK
- a CDS encoding TatD family hydrolase gives rise to the protein MTVTDTHAHLQDPRLFNDIDGVLDRAIKASVHKIVVVAYDEESVETAREIAANREGIFFTAGCHPHYAEKFFLKTPFWMSDEKFLNSEKLLAIGEIGLDLYYGFARINDQIEAFERQIQCAVSANLPVVVHSRNAIEKTLEVLANYPSVRAVLHSFEGDKEQARECVDRGYFLSFNGILTFKKADRKDVLKYVGTENVVLETDCPYLSPEPHRGKTNEPSRIRDVLKFASLLLDRDEEETAFKIEENAKKLFSKMKGK